Below is a window of Longimicrobiaceae bacterium DNA.
AGAGCTACCTCAAGGCCGACGTGCTGATCGAGGTGGCGAAGCGCTCCGGCGCCGAGGCGATCCATCCAGGTTACGGCTTCCTCTCCGAGCGCGCCCCGTTCATCCAGGCCGTTCGCGACGCAGGCCTCGTCTTCATCGGCCCCTCGCCAGACGCGGTGACGGCGATGGGCGACAAGACCGAGGCGCGGAAGCGGATGATCGACGCCAACGTGCCCGTCGTCCCCGGCACCAAGGCCGCTCTGGTGGACGCGGCCGAGGCGCGCCAGGTCGCGGGCGAGATCGGCTATCCCGTGCTGCTCAAGGCGGCGGCGGGCGGCGGCGGCAAGGGCATGCGCGTCGTCTCGTCGGAAGGCGAGATCGAGAAAGCGTTCGAGGCCGCCGGGAACGAGGCGCAGGCGGCGTTCGGCGACCGCGCGGTCTACATCGAGAAGTACCTGGACGGGCCGCGCCACATCGAGATCCAGCTCCTGGCCGACCGGCACGGCAACACGCTGCACCTGGGCGAGCGCGAGTGCTCCATCCAGCGCCGCCACCAGAAGCTGATCGAGGAGGCGCCCAGCGCCGTCCTCACGCCGGACGAGCGCGCGGCGATGGGCGCCATGGCCGTCGCCGCGGCACGCGCGGTGAGCTACGAGGGCGCTGGCACGGTCGAGTGCCTGTACCAGAACGGCGAGTTCTACTTCCTGGAGATGAACACGCGCATCCAGGTGGAGCACCCCGTGACCGAGCTGGTGACGGGTGTCGATCTCGTCCAGTGGCAGATCCGCATCGCCGCGGGCGAGGCGCTGCCGTTCACGCAGGAGGACGTGCGCTTCGGCGGCCACGCGATCGAGTGCCGCATCACGTCGGAAGACCCGTTCAACTCCTTCATGCCGTCCACCGGCCGCATCGGCAACCTCACGCTGCCCAGCGGGCCCGGCGTGCGCTGGGAGGGTGGGATCGCGACGGGGGTGGACGTTGGGCTCTTCTACGATCCCATGCTCGCCAAGCTGATCGTGCACGCACCCACCCGCATCGAGGCGGTGGACCGGATGAAGCGCGCGCTGCTGGAGCTGCGCATCGAGGGCGTGGACACGAGCGTGCCCTTCCACCTGCGCGTGATGGACGAGCCGGACTTCCGTGCGGGGAACCTGGACATCAAGTACCTGGAGAAGCACGAGGCCGAGCTGCTGTCTCCCCCGGCCGACGAGGAGCTGGTGCGCGCCGCCGCGCTCGCCGCCGCCCTGCTGGAGGAGCAGCGCCGCACCGCCAAGTCCGCCAAGCGCGTGCAGGCGGGCACGTCCACCGCCGCGGGCAGCGCGTGGCGGGGCCGCATGGGCTGGAGAAACGGGTGAAGGACCGCCGTCCGGGCGGCCGCCGTCCCGACGCTCGCGGACGTCCGCAGGGCGAGCGCCGCCCGCCACCGCCGCAGACGGTGCGCATCGATTCCATCGCCGCGGGCGGCGAGGGCGTGGGGAGATTGGCGGACGGGCGCGTGACCTTCGTCCACCGCACCGCGCCCGGCGACCTGGCCGAGGTGCAGCTCACCGAGCGCCGCGACCGCTGGACGCGCGGGCGGCTCCTTCGTGTGCTGGAGCCGTCGCCGGACCGGCGCGACGCCGTTTGCCGCTTCTACGAGCAGTGCGGCGGATGCACGCTGGAGCACATGACGTACGATGCGCAGCTCCGCGCCAAGTCACGCATCGTCGCCGACGCGCTCACCCGCATCGGCGGCCTCTCGGTGGATGCGCCGGAGGTGGTCGCCTCGCCGAACGAGTTCCGCTATCGCAACCGCGTCTCGTTCGCGCTGCGGCGCCTCGGCACGGGTAGCGTCATCGCCGGCTTCCACGCCATCGGCGACCCGGACGCGCTGATCGACGTGGACGGAAGCTGCCTGCTGCCCGAGGAGCCCATCTCCCGCGTCTGGGATGGCCTGCGCGCGAGCTGGGGCCCGGACGCGCGGCGCCTCCCGTCCGGCGAGCAGCTGCGCCTGACGCTCCGCGCGAACGCGGAGGGCAACGTGGCGCTGCTGGTGGAAGGTGGCTACTCGCCCGGCCGCCCGCAGGAGCTGGTGGATGCGGTGGACGGCCTGGTCGCCGTGTGGCACCGCCCGGGGACGGCGACGGCCTCGCTCATCGCCGGCGCGCCGGGGCTTCCGGAGGTCTGGGGCGATGACGTCGTGGAGCTGAGCGGCGCCGCGTTCCTCCAGGTCAACCGCGCCGCCGCGGCCCTGCTGGAGGCGCACGTGATGGACGTCGCGGGCGACGTCGCGGGCCTCTCCGTCGTGGACGCGTACTGCGGCGTAGGCCTGCACGCGCGGCGGTTCGCACGTGCGGGCGCTCGCGTCGTCGGCATCGAGCTGGACCCGCAGGCGGTGGAGGAGGCCACGCGCGCGGCACCTCCGGGCGCCACCTTCGTCGAAGGCCCAGTCGAAGCGCTGCTGCCCACGCATCTCCCGGCCGATCTCGTCGTGCTGAACCCGCCGCGCGCCGGCATCGCGCCCGAAGTGGTGGAGGCGCTGGTCGAGGCATCCGCATCGCGCATCATCTACGTCTCCTGCAATCCGGCCACGCTGGCCCGAGACCTCAAGCGCCTCGCATCCGCATACCGCCTCGCCAGCGTCCGCTCGTTCGACCTCTTCCCCCAGACCGCGCACGTCGAAACCGTCGTCGTCCTGGAGCGCGGCGACGGCTGACGCAATGCAGTCGTGAGATGCGAATCGGTGCGTCTGCCCTGCTCTCCCTGATGAGCTGCCTACGCCGCCTGCCGCACCAGGTCCTCCAAGCGGTCGTAGGAGACCTGCATCCCAGTTTCCATCCCGCTCTCCAGAATGGCGTCGCGCACCTCGCGGCTGGGGTGGGTGGCCAGCAGCTTCATGGTGGTGACGCCGTCGGCCTCCTCCAGCGTCATGTCCAGCACCGGGTCGTCGCCGCCCCCCGCCCACTCCGCCAGCGCGGCCCACTCCGCGGGCGAGACTTCCTCCGGCTTCGTGTCGGGAACGCCCTCGTACATCTCGGTGTTCACCAGGCGCCGTGGCGCGTCGATCTCGAGATACTCGCCGTGGAAGCCGACCTCCATCACCTGGTCGCGGAGGACGAAACGCCAGCGGCCGCCCACCCGCAGATCGATCTCGCAGACGAGCCACTCGGAGGTCTCGAAGCCCCACCAGCGCTTCACCAGCTCCGGCGTGGTGAACGCCTTGAAGACGAGCGCGGCCGGCGCGTCGAAGAGGCGGGTCACCAGGTACTGGGTGTCCGAAGGCAGGGTGATGACGGCGGAGCCGTGGCGGTTGGGGGCGGCGGTGGCGCTCATGGTTCTTCCTCCTTCGGTTGAAGTTCGGCGAGCAGGTCGTCAAGCCTGTCTAGCCGCGTGTTCCAGGTGCGCTCGAAGGTGCGGACCCAGTCGTGGATGGGCTTCAGCGCCGGTCCGTTCACCCGGTACCAGTGGTGCCGGCCCTCCACGCGGACGAGCACGAGCCCGACGGCCCGCAGCACGGCCAGGTGCTTGGACACCTGCGGCTGGCTCATCCCGAGCCGGCCGACCAGCTCGCCGACCGTTGCCTCCCCGGTGCCGAGCGCATCGAGGAGATCGCGTCGGCTCGCTTCCGCGACGGCGTTGAACGCGTCGGCTGTCGTGGGTCTGCGAGCCATGGGTCGAAAATATATACCTATATCGGAATATATCAAGTGCCGCGTTCCGCCGGTCGCTCGGGCGGGGAATCCGCGGTAGCGGTTCTGCAGCAGCACTTCGACCGTTGCGCCCAGCGTCCTCGCCCAGCCTACGATCGATCTGTTCGTCGAGCTGCTTCAGCAACGGGGCGAGGAACCCCTCCAGCCGCTCTCGGAAGGTGTGGGCGAGTGCAGGTGCCGACGGCGCGCTCGTCTGCATACGATAGCCCTCCGATGGACGTGACCCATCGGAGGGCTGTCGTACTTTCTCGCTCGTCATCTCCGAAAGGAAAAGATTCGGGATGACTCATGTTCGCATCCGCGCGGGATCAGCAGCCTTCGGCCCAGCAGCTGAAGCCGCCGCCGCAGGTGGCGTACTCCATCATCGACTCCACCACAGGCGGGTCGCCTTCCGGGTAATCCCACGTGCACGGTCCACAGTAGCTCGCCCAGCCCGCGTTGCTGTTCTGCCCGTGAACGGTGCCGCGACCGGT
It encodes the following:
- a CDS encoding metalloregulator ArsR/SmtB family transcription factor — translated: MARRPTTADAFNAVAEASRRDLLDALGTGEATVGELVGRLGMSQPQVSKHLAVLRAVGLVLVRVEGRHHWYRVNGPALKPIHDWVRTFERTWNTRLDRLDDLLAELQPKEEEP
- a CDS encoding SRPBCC family protein, translated to MSATAAPNRHGSAVITLPSDTQYLVTRLFDAPAALVFKAFTTPELVKRWWGFETSEWLVCEIDLRVGGRWRFVLRDQVMEVGFHGEYLEIDAPRRLVNTEMYEGVPDTKPEEVSPAEWAALAEWAGGGDDPVLDMTLEEADGVTTMKLLATHPSREVRDAILESGMETGMQVSYDRLEDLVRQAA
- the accC gene encoding acetyl-CoA carboxylase biotin carboxylase subunit: MFKKILIANRGEIALRVIRAAHELGIEAVAVYSEADRLAPHVLAADEAYLIGPAPSAQSYLKADVLIEVAKRSGAEAIHPGYGFLSERAPFIQAVRDAGLVFIGPSPDAVTAMGDKTEARKRMIDANVPVVPGTKAALVDAAEARQVAGEIGYPVLLKAAAGGGGKGMRVVSSEGEIEKAFEAAGNEAQAAFGDRAVYIEKYLDGPRHIEIQLLADRHGNTLHLGERECSIQRRHQKLIEEAPSAVLTPDERAAMGAMAVAAARAVSYEGAGTVECLYQNGEFYFLEMNTRIQVEHPVTELVTGVDLVQWQIRIAAGEALPFTQEDVRFGGHAIECRITSEDPFNSFMPSTGRIGNLTLPSGPGVRWEGGIATGVDVGLFYDPMLAKLIVHAPTRIEAVDRMKRALLELRIEGVDTSVPFHLRVMDEPDFRAGNLDIKYLEKHEAELLSPPADEELVRAAALAAALLEEQRRTAKSAKRVQAGTSTAAGSAWRGRMGWRNG
- a CDS encoding class I SAM-dependent RNA methyltransferase — protein: MKDRRPGGRRPDARGRPQGERRPPPPQTVRIDSIAAGGEGVGRLADGRVTFVHRTAPGDLAEVQLTERRDRWTRGRLLRVLEPSPDRRDAVCRFYEQCGGCTLEHMTYDAQLRAKSRIVADALTRIGGLSVDAPEVVASPNEFRYRNRVSFALRRLGTGSVIAGFHAIGDPDALIDVDGSCLLPEEPISRVWDGLRASWGPDARRLPSGEQLRLTLRANAEGNVALLVEGGYSPGRPQELVDAVDGLVAVWHRPGTATASLIAGAPGLPEVWGDDVVELSGAAFLQVNRAAAALLEAHVMDVAGDVAGLSVVDAYCGVGLHARRFARAGARVVGIELDPQAVEEATRAAPPGATFVEGPVEALLPTHLPADLVVLNPPRAGIAPEVVEALVEASASRIIYVSCNPATLARDLKRLASAYRLASVRSFDLFPQTAHVETVVVLERGDG